The DNA region TCATCTAAAAAAGCAAAGTCAGCATCTGGCAAATATCCTTCAATTTTTCTTATATATCTATCGTTTTTTAATTCTTCCAAACTAATAGGGCCGAATATATCTTCTGGTGTGCTGAATCTTTGCATTAAGTATCCAAAATATTTTGAATCTTTGAATGCATAAGATATTCTCTTTGCTATAAAGCTTTTTGCTGTTCCAGGAGGGCCGTATAAAAATATTGGTTTTCCTGCTATAGCACTTAATAGAGTTAATGCTACAATATTTTCTCTCTCATAAAGACCATTAGAAAGTAATTTTATAATATTTTCTATTTTTTTAAATATATCAGTATTTTTCATAAAACTCTCTCACTTATTTAAGTATATCATAGCTGTATTATTATTTAAAGTAATTATATTTAATAATGCTTAATTTACTTTTATATGTTTTTTTGATATAATTAATAAAAAAGTTAAATAAATCATTTTACAAAAATAGTTCTCTTATGCTTTTTTATATAATTGACGAATATATAATAATTAATAAATAAATTTAATAAGCCTATGCGGGGTAAATATGTATAAATATATATTACTAATATTCATAATTGGGTTGAATATTCTTAATGCACAAACTTCTTTAAGCAATGATTATTCTTCTACAAATAGCTATAGTGAAAATGGATATATTAGAAATGAAGAAGAGGCAAGGGCAGCATATAGTTTTGCTCTATACTATAAAGAAAAAGCATTAGCAAGTGGTGTACGCAATGAAGAGAGTATTAATAATTTAGAAAATGCTAAAGTTATATTAAAAGAAGTTTTAAAATATATACAAGATGATGATATATATATTTCTCTTGCTGAAACTCATGAGGCTTTAGGAGAAATTGAGGAGAGTATAAAAATATATGATTCTCTTGTATTAAACAATCCTCAAAATATAGATATATTAATCAAGGCTGCTGAGAGAAACATATTTTTTGTAGGAGATTTTAAAAAGGCAAAATATTATCTTGAAAATGCTTATGAGATAGACAGAAATTATAATGATACTTTGATATTATTAGGTTTTATTAATTTTAATGATAGAGATTTTCAAAATGCTGTTTATTATTTTGATAAGGTAAATACTTCAAAACCAGCTAGTAAGAATTATTTGCAGTATTATAATTTTTATTATGGAATGTGCAATTTTTATTTAAGCAGATTTCAAAATGCAATAGATAGACTAAATAAACTTAATTATGATTCTTTATCAGATAAAGATAGGCAAGATGCTTCATTTGCTGTAATAAAGAGTTATCAAGCATTAGAAAACTATGATGAGGCATATAGTAAAAGTTTAGAAAACCCTAATGCTTCTATTTTAAGTGCTTATTTAAGTTTTATGGCTGACAAATATAATGAAGAATTATTCTCACAAATTAATAATAGTGTTAATATTCCGCAAGTGTTGTCTGTTATTATAGAAGCTAAAAATAATGGCTACAGCAATGCTTTAAATATTATAGAAACAGATATAGACAGAGCAAAAATAGATTTGGATATAATTCAAACATACTATAAACTTGTAAATGAAGTAGGAAGCAAAGAAGAAAAAATAAAAGCAGAGATGGATATTATTAGTTTTTATTTAATGCTTGGCAATATAGATGCTTTGCCTAAACATATAGAAAATATTATTAATTATGACAGTAAAAATGAAAAACTATATACATTATATTTGCAAGCTGCTTTGAAATTTGAAGAGCAAAATAATAAAGAAGCTGCCAAAGAGATGCTTTATAAATATGCTTCATTAAAAAAAGGCAATATAGCAGAAAATGAATTAGTATCTTTGGTTATGACTTCTTCTGATATAGGCGAATATGATTTTGCTATAAAAAATATTGAAAAGTTTGAAAAAGAAAAAGATTCTTATAGTTATTTGAAATCTTATGTATATTATTTAAATAATGACTTTGATAATGCTAATAACTTTTTAAATAAAGATTTAGAGTTTTTTAAGAGAAATAAAAATCTTAATACTAATGATTA from Brachyspira pilosicoli P43/6/78 includes:
- a CDS encoding tetratricopeptide repeat protein encodes the protein MYKYILLIFIIGLNILNAQTSLSNDYSSTNSYSENGYIRNEEEARAAYSFALYYKEKALASGVRNEESINNLENAKVILKEVLKYIQDDDIYISLAETHEALGEIEESIKIYDSLVLNNPQNIDILIKAAERNIFFVGDFKKAKYYLENAYEIDRNYNDTLILLGFINFNDRDFQNAVYYFDKVNTSKPASKNYLQYYNFYYGMCNFYLSRFQNAIDRLNKLNYDSLSDKDRQDASFAVIKSYQALENYDEAYSKSLENPNASILSAYLSFMADKYNEELFSQINNSVNIPQVLSVIIEAKNNGYSNALNIIETDIDRAKIDLDIIQTYYKLVNEVGSKEEKIKAEMDIISFYLMLGNIDALPKHIENIINYDSKNEKLYTLYLQAALKFEEQNNKEAAKEMLYKYASLKKGNIAENELVSLVMTSSDIGEYDFAIKNIEKFEKEKDSYSYLKSYVYYLNNDFDNANNFLNKDLEFFKRNKNLNTNDYRLNIPYVTALSVSNTNSIMEYANFKYSIDKDSAEGLNSLAWALIYLNIDIDKGISLAKDAVKIEPKSPHYIDTLGFGYYLKGNYDESLKLLLKAAFYADETSEAEIYSHLADVYYAKKDFNNALKYYRKSISSIYKDNSFDSKRIEERISSIENNKQ